The following proteins are co-located in the Streptococcus anginosus genome:
- a CDS encoding peptide ABC transporter substrate-binding protein codes for MKKSKIITLAALALLATGALAACSNSKTSSGNKTFSYIYEQDPDNLNYLTTGKAATANLTSNVIDGLLENDRYGNLVPSMAKDWTVSKDGLTYTYTLRKGVKWYTSEGEEYAEVKAQDFVTGLKYAADNKSDAIYLVQESVKGLDAYMKGENKDFSSVGIKAVDDYTVQYTLNRPESFWNSKTTMGVLAPVNAEFLKSKGNKFAQATDPSSLLYNGPYLLKSITAKSSVEFAKNPNYWDKKNVHIDNIKLSYYDGQDQDKLAKGFSDGSFTNAKVFPTSPSYSSVSKKYKNNIVYTPQDATTYLVATNIDRQSYNHTSKTTDAQKTSTKKALLNKDFRQAITFAFDRTAYASQVNGKDGATKMLRNLFVPPTFVQTDDKSFGELVKEKLIGYDESWKDVNLNDAQDGLYNPTKAKEKLAKAKAALQADGVQFPIHIDMPVDQTATNKVQRVQSLKQSIEKNLGKENVVIDIQQMSKDDVNNITYFAESAAAEDWDLSDNVGWSPDFQDPSTYLDVIKPSSGESTKTYLGFDAGTNNAAAAQVGMNEYEKLLNEAEKETNNTNARYEKYAAAQAWLTDNALVIPTTTLTGRPILSRTVPFSNAFAWSGNKGNSETILYKYLEIQDEPVTQNQYKKAMEKWNKKRTESNKKAQEELADHVK; via the coding sequence ATGAAGAAAAGTAAAATCATTACCCTTGCAGCGCTAGCCTTGCTTGCAACAGGAGCTCTAGCAGCTTGTTCTAACTCTAAAACAAGCTCGGGGAACAAAACATTCTCATATATTTATGAGCAAGATCCAGATAACCTGAACTATTTGACAACTGGGAAAGCAGCTACTGCAAATCTTACCAGTAATGTCATTGACGGACTTTTGGAAAATGACCGTTATGGAAATCTAGTTCCTTCTATGGCGAAGGATTGGACCGTCTCTAAAGATGGCTTGACTTATACTTATACACTTCGTAAGGGTGTGAAATGGTACACATCAGAAGGCGAAGAGTATGCAGAAGTTAAGGCACAAGACTTTGTAACGGGCTTAAAATATGCTGCAGACAATAAATCTGATGCTATTTACTTGGTGCAAGAATCTGTTAAAGGCTTGGATGCTTACATGAAAGGTGAAAATAAAGATTTCTCTTCTGTCGGTATCAAAGCAGTCGATGATTACACAGTTCAATACACTCTTAATCGACCAGAAAGTTTTTGGAACTCAAAAACAACAATGGGCGTTCTAGCACCAGTTAATGCAGAATTTTTGAAATCAAAAGGCAACAAATTTGCACAAGCAACAGATCCATCTAGTCTTCTTTATAATGGTCCATACTTGCTGAAATCTATCACAGCGAAATCATCTGTTGAATTTGCTAAAAATCCAAACTACTGGGATAAGAAAAATGTGCACATTGATAACATCAAGTTGTCTTACTATGATGGTCAAGACCAGGACAAACTTGCTAAAGGATTTAGCGATGGTTCATTTACCAATGCTAAAGTATTTCCAACTAGCCCAAGTTATTCTTCTGTCAGCAAGAAATACAAAAACAACATCGTTTATACTCCTCAAGATGCAACGACTTACCTAGTAGCTACAAATATTGATCGTCAATCTTACAATCACACTTCAAAGACAACAGATGCTCAAAAGACTTCTACTAAGAAAGCTTTGCTAAACAAGGATTTCCGTCAAGCGATTACCTTTGCATTTGACCGCACAGCTTATGCATCACAGGTGAATGGTAAAGACGGTGCGACGAAGATGCTCCGTAATCTCTTTGTACCACCAACATTTGTTCAAACAGATGACAAGAGCTTTGGAGAATTGGTCAAAGAAAAATTGATTGGCTACGATGAAAGTTGGAAAGATGTCAACTTAAATGATGCGCAAGATGGGCTTTATAATCCAACTAAAGCTAAAGAAAAATTAGCGAAAGCGAAAGCAGCGCTTCAAGCAGATGGCGTTCAATTTCCAATCCACATTGATATGCCAGTTGACCAAACAGCAACTAATAAAGTTCAACGTGTGCAATCATTGAAACAATCTATTGAAAAAAACCTTGGGAAAGAAAATGTTGTAATTGATATTCAACAAATGTCTAAAGACGACGTGAATAATATCACTTACTTTGCCGAATCTGCAGCGGCAGAAGATTGGGATCTTTCTGATAATGTTGGTTGGAGTCCAGACTTCCAAGACCCATCTACCTATCTTGATGTTATCAAACCTTCAAGCGGTGAAAGCACTAAGACTTATCTAGGATTTGATGCAGGCACGAATAACGCTGCTGCAGCACAAGTTGGTATGAACGAATATGAAAAGTTGTTGAATGAGGCTGAAAAAGAAACCAACAATACGAATGCACGCTATGAAAAATATGCTGCAGCACAAGCTTGGTTGACTGATAATGCATTGGTCATTCCAACAACAACACTAACGGGTCGCCCAATTCTTTCTCGTACAGTACCATTTAGTAATGCCTTTGCTTGGTCAGGAAACAAGGGAAATAGTGAAACAATTCTCTATAAATACCTTGAAATCCAAGATGAGCCTGTGACTCAAAATCAATACAAGAAGGCAATGGAAAAATGGAATAAAAAGCGCACAGAGTCTAATAAAAAGGCTCAAGAAGAACTTGCAGATCATGTTAAATAA
- a CDS encoding ABC transporter permease — translation MKKYIFMRILRSLVSIFMVTTLTYTIIYTMVPRKLIFKQDPNYNKIATTPDKKTNYENTIFERMGYIDYYDTKELQEKASKENSSVTVEPTNANKKIYEAYIKKLGRGWKLQQFKESKQFYATREVPVYERVLGFYGNLIQIDHTGAVKDASNPNLKRYIRIENDPAIGWSVVGSGTKHKYLLYFNSQFPFIHQNFVRLNLGTSYPTYANLPVLQVISQGQGQTKTSEFQFPTGKKTSSVNIYTRTYKSPKQADARDVANYGKDDPYTATESNYQYPSMIVSSSIVGLIGLALSYLIAVPLGSYMARFKNTLFDSISTGALTFLMSLPTIALVYIIRLIGSAIGLPDSFPILGAGDWRSYVLPAVILGLLSAPWTAVWIRRYMIDLQSQDFVRFARAKGLSEKEISNKHIFKNAMVPLVSSIPGAIIGVITGATLTETIFAFPGMGKMLIDSVKASNNSMVVGLVFIFTCLSIFALLLGDILMTMLDPRIKLTSKGGK, via the coding sequence ATGAAGAAATATATTTTTATGCGTATCTTACGCTCTTTAGTATCTATTTTCATGGTAACAACGCTGACTTACACCATTATCTATACCATGGTGCCTAGGAAGTTGATTTTCAAACAGGACCCAAACTATAACAAAATAGCAACAACTCCTGATAAAAAGACCAATTACGAAAATACGATTTTTGAGCGCATGGGTTACATTGACTACTATGATACGAAGGAATTGCAAGAAAAAGCTAGTAAAGAGAATTCCTCAGTAACAGTGGAGCCTACTAATGCAAATAAAAAAATCTATGAAGCATACATCAAAAAGCTAGGGCGCGGTTGGAAATTGCAGCAATTTAAAGAAAGCAAGCAATTTTATGCAACTCGTGAAGTTCCAGTCTATGAACGCGTTCTTGGTTTCTATGGTAATTTGATTCAAATTGACCATACAGGTGCTGTGAAAGATGCTTCTAATCCGAATTTGAAGCGTTATATTCGCATTGAAAATGATCCTGCTATTGGTTGGTCTGTTGTTGGTTCTGGAACGAAACATAAATATTTATTATATTTCAATAGTCAGTTTCCATTTATCCACCAAAATTTTGTAAGATTAAATCTAGGAACTTCTTATCCGACCTATGCTAATCTTCCTGTTTTACAGGTTATTTCACAAGGGCAAGGTCAAACGAAGACATCAGAATTTCAATTTCCAACAGGAAAGAAAACATCATCTGTTAATATTTATACACGTACATATAAGTCTCCAAAGCAAGCCGATGCACGCGATGTTGCTAATTACGGAAAAGATGATCCTTATACGGCGACAGAGAGCAATTATCAATATCCATCTATGATTGTGAGCTCTTCTATTGTTGGGTTGATTGGTTTGGCCTTGTCATACTTAATCGCCGTTCCACTTGGATCTTATATGGCTCGCTTTAAGAATACATTGTTTGATAGTATTTCAACCGGTGCTTTGACTTTCTTAATGTCACTGCCAACTATTGCCTTGGTTTATATCATTCGCTTGATTGGTTCAGCGATTGGCTTACCTGATTCATTCCCTATTTTGGGAGCAGGTGATTGGCGCTCTTATGTGTTGCCGGCAGTTATTCTTGGACTCTTGAGTGCGCCTTGGACAGCAGTGTGGATTCGCCGTTATATGATTGACTTGCAATCACAAGATTTTGTTCGTTTTGCACGTGCAAAAGGTCTTTCTGAAAAAGAAATTTCTAATAAACATATTTTCAAAAATGCTATGGTGCCACTTGTATCCAGTATACCTGGTGCTATTATCGGAGTTATCACAGGTGCAACCTTGACTGAAACAATTTTTGCTTTCCCTGGAATGGGTAAAATGCTGATTGACTCTGTCAAAGCATCTAATAATTCTATGGTCGTTGGTCTTGTATTTATCTTTACATGTCTATCTATCTTTGCTCTTCTATTGGGTGATATTCTGATGACCATGCTTGACCCACGTATTAAATTAACATCAAAAGGAGGTAAATAA
- the oppC gene encoding oligopeptide ABC transporter permease OppC — MATIDKSKFTFVKRDDFASEIIDAPAYSYWKSVMRQFLRKKSTIAMLGILVAIVLMSFIYPIFSNFDFNDVSKVNDFSARYIKPNAQYWFGTDSNGKSLFDGVWFGARNSILISVIATVINLVIGIVIGGIWGISKTVDRVMIEIYNIISNIPPLLIVIVLTYSIGAGFWNLIFAMTITGWIGIAYNIRIQILRYRDLEYNLASRTLGTPTLKIIAKNIMPQLVSVIVTTASQLLPSFISYEAFLSFFGLGLPVTVPSLGRLISDYSQNVTTNAYLFWIPLTTLILVSLSLFVVGQNLADASDPRTHR, encoded by the coding sequence ATGGCTACAATTGATAAAAGTAAGTTCACATTTGTAAAACGCGATGATTTTGCCTCTGAAATAATTGATGCACCAGCTTATTCTTACTGGAAATCTGTTATGCGTCAATTCTTAAGGAAAAAATCAACAATTGCTATGTTGGGTATTCTTGTTGCAATTGTTTTGATGAGTTTCATCTATCCGATTTTTTCAAATTTCGATTTTAATGATGTAAGTAAAGTAAATGATTTTAGTGCTCGTTATATCAAACCGAATGCCCAATATTGGTTTGGTACAGATAGTAACGGGAAATCCCTCTTTGACGGAGTGTGGTTTGGAGCACGTAACTCTATTCTTATTTCAGTTATTGCAACCGTGATTAACCTTGTGATTGGTATTGTTATTGGTGGCATCTGGGGAATTTCAAAAACTGTCGATCGTGTGATGATTGAGATTTATAATATTATTTCTAACATCCCACCGCTTTTGATCGTCATTGTCTTGACATACTCAATCGGTGCAGGTTTCTGGAATTTGATTTTTGCCATGACGATTACTGGTTGGATTGGGATTGCTTACAACATTCGTATCCAAATTCTACGTTATCGTGATTTAGAATACAACCTCGCCAGTCGTACATTGGGAACGCCAACGCTTAAAATTATTGCGAAAAATATTATGCCACAGTTGGTTTCTGTGATTGTTACAACTGCTTCACAATTACTTCCAAGTTTCATTTCATACGAAGCTTTTCTGTCTTTCTTTGGTTTGGGACTTCCTGTGACGGTGCCAAGTTTGGGACGGTTAATTTCAGATTATTCACAAAACGTGACAACAAATGCGTATCTTTTCTGGATTCCATTGACAACCTTGATTTTGGTTTCTCTTTCATTGTTCGTTGTCGGTCAAAACTTAGCGGACGCTAGTGATCCACGTACACATAGATAG
- a CDS encoding ABC transporter ATP-binding protein: MTQEKNVILTARDIVVEFDVRDKVLTAIRGVSLDLIEGEVLALVGESGSGKSVLTKTFTGMLEENGRVAQGTIDYRGQDLTKLKSNKDWEPIRGVKIATIFQDPMTSLDPINTIGSQITEVIIKHQKKTPKEAKEMAVDYMNKVGIPDAEKRFNEYPFQYSGGMRQRIVIAIALACRPDILICDEPTTALDVTIQAQIIDLLKSLQHEYEFTTIFITHDLGVVASIADKVAVMYAGEIVEYGTVEEVFYDPRHPYTWSLLSSLPQLADDKGELYSIPGTPPSLYSHLQGDAFALRSDYAMEIDFEEKPPQIYVTDTHWAKTWLLHENAPKVNKPAVIDDLHEKISSKMGFAHLDA, encoded by the coding sequence ATGACACAAGAAAAAAATGTAATATTGACTGCTCGCGATATTGTCGTGGAATTTGACGTTCGTGATAAAGTCTTAACAGCCATTCGTGGTGTTTCGCTTGACCTTATCGAAGGTGAGGTTCTTGCACTTGTAGGAGAATCTGGTTCTGGTAAGTCTGTTTTGACAAAGACATTTACAGGAATGTTAGAGGAAAATGGTCGAGTTGCTCAAGGAACGATTGATTACCGTGGACAAGATTTGACAAAATTGAAGTCTAATAAAGATTGGGAACCTATACGCGGTGTTAAAATTGCAACAATCTTCCAAGATCCGATGACGAGTTTGGACCCTATTAACACAATTGGTAGCCAAATTACAGAAGTGATTATCAAGCATCAAAAGAAAACGCCAAAAGAAGCAAAAGAAATGGCTGTTGACTATATGAATAAGGTCGGCATTCCTGATGCTGAAAAGCGTTTTAATGAATACCCATTCCAATATTCAGGAGGAATGCGTCAACGGATTGTTATCGCTATTGCGCTTGCTTGTCGACCTGATATCCTTATCTGTGATGAACCAACGACAGCGCTTGACGTTACGATTCAGGCACAAATCATTGATTTGTTGAAATCTTTGCAACACGAGTATGAATTCACAACTATTTTTATCACCCACGACCTGGGAGTGGTAGCAAGTATTGCAGATAAGGTTGCGGTTATGTATGCTGGTGAAATCGTTGAATACGGAACAGTAGAAGAAGTCTTTTACGATCCACGTCATCCTTACACTTGGAGTTTGTTATCTAGTCTACCTCAGTTGGCAGATGATAAGGGTGAGTTGTATTCAATTCCTGGAACGCCGCCATCTCTCTATTCACATTTACAAGGAGATGCATTTGCCTTGCGTTCAGATTATGCTATGGAAATTGATTTTGAAGAGAAACCGCCTCAAATTTATGTAACGGATACCCACTGGGCAAAAACATGGTTGTTACATGAGAATGCTCCAAAAGTGAATAAGCCAGCTGTTATTGATGATTTACACGAAAAAATTAGCTCAAAAATGGGCTTTGCCCATTTAGACGCCTAG